A single Suricata suricatta isolate VVHF042 chromosome 2, meerkat_22Aug2017_6uvM2_HiC, whole genome shotgun sequence DNA region contains:
- the ZNF22 gene encoding zinc finger protein 22 → MRLGKPKGGISRSSSQGKAYENPRKASRQRQKWGMTVRFDSSLSRLRRRLDEKPYKCAECEKSFSQSSTLFQHQKIHTGKKSHKCADCGKSFFQSSNLIQHRRIHTGEKPYKCDECGERFKQSSNLIQHQRIHTGEKPYQCDECGRCFSQSSHLIQHQRTHTGEKPYQCSECGKCFSQSSHLRQHMKVHKEEKPRKTRGKNIRAKTHLVSSWKAGTGRKSVAGLR, encoded by the coding sequence ATGCGGTTAGGAAAACCCAAGGGAGGCATTTCTCGGAGCTCAAGTCAAGGAAAAGCATATGAGAACCCACGCAAAGCCAGCCGGCAGCGGCAAAAATGGGGAATGACTGTTCGATTTGACTCAAGCTTGAGTAGATTGAGAAGAAGGTTGGATGAGAAGCCCTATAAATGCGCTGAATGTGAAAAGAGTTTCAGTCAGAGCTCCACTCTTTTTCAGCACCAGAAGATTCACACTGGAAAGAAATCCCACAAATGTGCCGATTGCGGGAAAAGTTTCTTTCAGAGCTCTAACCTCATTCAGCATCGGCGGATCCATACTGGGGAAAAGCCCTACAAATGTGATGAGTGTGGAGAAAGGTTCAAACAGAGCTCAAATCTCATTCAAcaccagagaattcatactggggaAAAACCGTATCAGTGTGATGAGTGTGGCCGATGTTTCAGCCAGAGTTCCCACCTTATTCAACATCAGAGAACCCACACAGGGGAGAAGCCCTACCAGTGCAGCGAGTGTGGCAAGTGCTTCAGCCAGAGCTCTCACCTTAGGCAGCACATGAAGGTGCACAAAGAAGAGAAACCTCGTAAAACCCGGGGCAAAAATATTAGGGCAAAAACTCACTTAGTATCATCTTGGAAAGCTGGTACAGGTAGGAAGTCAGTGGCTGGGCTCCGCTAA